The DNA region GCCTCCCGCACCAGACGCTGGATGTCCTCCGGCTCGCGCAGACACGAGCGGGCCATGTCGTACAGGCGCTGGAAGCGGAACCAGCCGCGCTCGTCCGTGGCCCGCAGCTTCGGCGGCGTGCCGCTCTTGAGGGCCTCGGGGAGGTGCACCCCGTACTTGTCGGCCAGTTCGATCAGGGTCGAGGGCCGCATCGAACCCGTGAAGTGCAGGTGCAGATGGGCCTTGGGCAGCAGGCTGAGGTCGCGATGAGGAAGGTGCTCCATCGGCTGATCCTGCCGCACCCGAATGGACGAATACAGTCCGTTTCCCCGATCGGGACCTTGCTAGAACGTAAAAACGGCCCCCGCTTCCGAAGAAGCGGGGGCCGGATACGGAGATCCGCAGGTGATTCAGTCGCGGGCCTCGGCGAGCAGCTTCTGGATCCGGGACACGCCCTCCACCAGGTCCTCGTCGCCCAGCGCGTACGACAGACGCAGGTAGCCCGGGGTGCCGAAGGCCTCGCCCGGGACGACCGCGACCTCGGCCTCGTCCAGGATCAGCGCGGCCAGCTCGACCGAGCTCTGCGGGCGCTTGCCGCGGATCTCCTTGCCGAGCAGCGCCTTCACCGACGGGTACACGTAGAACGCGCCCTCCGGGGTCGGGCAGTAGACGCCCTCGATCTCGTTGAGCATCCGCACGATCGTCTGGCGGCGCCGGTCGAAGGCGCGGCCCATCTCGGCCACCGCCTCCAGGTCGCCCGAGACGGCGGCGAGCGCGGCGACCTGCGCCACGTTGCTCACGTTGGAGGTGGCGTGCGACTGCAGGTTGGTGGCGGCCTTCACGACGTCCTTCGGGCCGATGATCCACCCCACGCGCCAGCCGGTCATCGCGTACGTCTTGGCGACGCCGTTGACGACGATGCACTTGTCGCGCAGCTCCGGCATGACCGACGGCAGGGAGACCGCCGACGCGCCGCCGTAGACCAGGTGCTCGTAGATCTCGTCGGTGAGGACCCACAGACCGTGCTCGACGGCCCAGCGGCCGATCGCCTCGGTCTCGACCTCGCTGTAGACGGCGCCGGTCGGGTTGGAGGGGGAGACGAAGAGGACGACCTTGGTCCTCTCCGTGCGCGCGGCCTCCAGCTGCTCCACGCTCACCCGGTAGCCGGTGGTCTCGTCGGCCACGACCTCCACCGGGACACCGCCGGCGAGGCGGATCGACTCGGGGTAGGTCGTCCAGTACGGGGCGGGGACGATGACCTCGTCGCCCGGGTCGAGGATCGCGGCGAACGCCTCGTAGATGGCCTGCTTGCCGCCGTTGGTCACGAGCACCTGGGAGGCGTCGACCTCGTAGCCGGAGTCGCGCAGCGTCTTCGCGGCGATCGCGGCCTTGAGCTCGGGCAGACCGCCGGCCGGCGTGTAGCGGTGGTACTTGGGGTTCTTGCAGGCCTCGACGGCCGCCTCGACGATGTAGTCCGGCGTCGGGAAGTCGGGCTCACCCGCGCCGAAGCCGATGACCGGGCGCCCGGCGGCCTTGAGAGCCTTGGCCTTGGCGTCGACGGCGAGGGTGGCGGACTCGGAGATCGCACCGATCCGGGCGGAGACCCGGCGCTCGGTGGGAGGGGTAGCAGCGCTCATGCGGCCATCGTCCCAGACCCCGTTCCGGCCCGGCACACAGGTTTCACGGAGCGGACAGGAACGGTCAATCCCGGTCGTACGCACGGTGCGCGGCGCCCCGCGCGGGGTGCCGCGGCAGGTCGGCGCGGTTCCTGTTCGACGTAGGGGCCCATGACCACGTACACTCACTGCTCGTTGGCCCGCACCGACCACATCTCACGATGCGGTAGGTTGGGGAGCCACGAAGGGTCGTAGCTCAATTGGTAGAGCACCGGTCTCCAAAACCGGCGGTTGGGGGTTCAAGTCCCTCCGGCCCTGCTACACACACCGCCAGGTTGTGTGCGCATGTACGTACTCCTTGCACCGCCGTGCGGCTCCAATTCCGGGCGCGGCACGGCCACGACCCGGAATCAGGTGAGACATCGTGACGGATGCCGTAGGCTCCATCGACATGCCTGATGCCGAAGATGCCGCGCCGGAGTCCAAGAAGACCCGGAAGGGCGGCAAGCGCGGAAAGAAGGGCCCTCTCGGCCGTCTCGCGCTGTTCTACCGCCAGGTCATCGCGGAACTCCGCAAGGTTGTCTGGCCCACTCGTAGCCAGCTGACGACGTACACCACTGTGGTGATTGTCTTCGTTGTCATCATGATCGGTCTTGTGACCGTGATTGACTATGGCTTCCAGGAAGCAGTCAAGTACGTCTTCGGCTGACTTTTTGTTCCACCCCATCTGTAGCGCAGGAAGAAGCAGCCACCGTGTCTGACGCGAACCTGAACGACGCCTTCGAGTCCGAGTCCGTCGAGGACGAGAAGGACATCGTCGAGGCGGCCGACGAGGAGCAGGCCGAAGCTGCGGACGCCGAGGCCGGCGAGACCGACACCGAGACCGAAGCGGTCGACGAGGTCGCCGCCGAGGCCGCGGACGTCGAGGACGAGGACGGCACCGAGGTCGCCGAGATCGAGGCCGCCGAGGAAGAGGCCGAGGAGGCCGCCGAGGTCGAGGACGCGGCTGAGGCCGAGCCCGCCGCCCCGGTCGACCCGATCGCCGCCCTCCGCGACGAGCTGCGCGGTCTGCCCGGCGAGTGGTACGTGATCCACACCTACGCGGGCTACGAGAAGCGTGTGAAGGCCAACCTGGAGCAGCGCGCCGTCTCGCTGAACGTCGAGGACTTCATCTACCAGGCCGAGGTCCCCGAGGAAGAGATCGTCCAGATCAAGAACGGCGAGCGCAAGAACGTCCGGCAGAACAAGCTGCCCGGTTACGTGCTCGTCCGCATGGACCTGACGAACGAGTCCTGGGGCGTCGTCCGCAACACCCCCGGTGTCACCGGCTTCGTCGGCAACGCCTACGACCCGTACCCGCTGACCCTGGACGAGATCGTCAAGATGCTCGCCCCGGAGGCCGAGGAGAAGGCCGCCCGCGAGGCCGCCGAGGCCGAGGGCAAGCCGGCTCCGGCCCGCAAGGTCGAGGTCCAGGTGCTCGACTTCGAGGTCGGCGACTCGGTCACCGTCACCGACGGCCCCTTCGCCACCCTCCAGGCCACGATCAACGAGATCAACGCCGACTCGAAGAAGGTCAAGGGCCTCGTCGAGATCTTCGGTCGCGAGACCCCGGTCGAGCTCAGCTTCGACCAGATCCAGAAGAACTGACGACTCAAGTTTCCGGACAGGTCAGAGGGGCTGCCACAGCCGCTCTGACCTGCTCGGTTTTTGGACGCGCGAGGATACCCGTTATCGTTGTGCGGTATGCCTCCATCCGGATGACCGGATGGATCGGCTGAAAACTCTCACTAGGACCCGGAGAGAGCTATGCCTCCCAAGAAGAAGAAGGTCACGGGGCTTATCAAGCTCCAGATCAACGCCGGTGCGGCCAACCCGGCCCCGCCGGTCGGCCCCGCGCTCGGCCAGCACGGCGTCAACATCATGGAGTTCTGCAAGGCCTACAACGCCGCGACCGAGTCGCAGCGCGGTTGGGTCATCCCGGTGGAGATCACGGTCTACGAGGACCGTTCCTTCACCTTCATCACGAAGACCCCGCCGGCCGCGAAGATGATCCTCAAGGCCGCGGGCGTGGAGAAGGGCTCCGGCGAGCCGCACAAGACCAAGGTCGCCAAGATTACCGAGGCGCAGGTCCGCGAGATCGCCACCACCAAGATGCCCGACCTCAACGCCAATGACCTGGACGCCGCGTCCAAGATCATCGCCGGCACCGCCCGTTCCATGGGCATCACGGTCGAGGGCTGATCAGCCCCCCTTGCAGTCCCCAGTGGTAGGGCCGGCGCTGGCCCGCACCACGACTCCATACCTGAACCCACAGGAGCAGAAGTGAAGCGCAGCAAGTCCCTCCGGGCTGCCGACGCCAAGATCGACCGGGAGAAGCTGTACGCCCCGCTCGAGGCCGTGCGTCTGGCCAAGGAGACCTCCTCCACCAAGTTCGACGGCACCGTCGAGGTGGCCTTCCGTCTGGGCGTCGACCCGCGCAAGGCCGACCAGATGGTCCGTGGCACCGTGAACCTTCCGCACGGCACCGGTAAGACCGCCCGGGTCCTGGTCTTCGCGACCGGTGACCGTGCCGAGGCCGCGACTGCCGCGGGCGCCGACATCGTCGGCTCCGACGAGCTCATCGACGAGATCGCCAAGGGCCAGCGCCTGAACGAGTTCGACGCCGTCGTCGCCACCCCGGACCTCATGGGCAAGGTCGGCCGCCTCGGCCGCGTGCTCGGTCCGCGTGGTCTCATGCCGAACCCCAAGACCGGCACCGTGACCATGGACGTCGCCAAGGCTGTCAACGACATCAAGGGCGGCAAGATCGAGTTCCGCGTCGACAAGCACTCGAACCTGCACTTCATCATCGGCAAGGTGTCCTTCGACGACACCAAGCTGGTGGAGAACTACGCGGCGGCCCTGGAGGAGATCCTCCGTCTGAAGCCGTCCGCCGCCAAGGGTCGCTACATCAAGAAGGCCGCCATCGCCACCACGATGGGCCCCGGCATTCCGGTCGACTCGAACCGCACCCGCAACCTCCTCGTCGAGGAGGACCCGGCCGCGGTCTGAGCTTCTGAAGCTCGCTAGGCGGTCATCGGGCCCCGCACCTTCCAAGGTGCGGGGCCCGATTTGCCTTTCCTCGACACCTTCACGTACTCTTCCGAGGAAGCCAAAGACCGCTGGTCGTCACTGTGCCTGCAAGGGTGCGGTGGCCGAAGGATTCGCTGAGAGATGCGAGCGACCCGCGCAGGTGACAGTGGAAGAGTTCCCGGTCCGGTTCACTCCGGTTCGGTCGAGCTGAGCCCCGTGCGCCTGCGCCCGGGGCGTTTTCGTTTGTTCAGCCCCTTCTGAGCGGTCCTCATCACCCGGAAGGAGGCTGACGCATTATGCCGACGCCCAACAAGGCTGCATCGGTGGCCGAGCTCGCGGACGCGTTCCAGAGCTCCACCGCCGCCGTGCTGACCGAGTACCGGGGTCTCACCGTGGCGCAGCTCAAGACGCTGCGTCGTTCGCTCGGTGAGAACGCCCAGTACGCCGTGGTGAAGAACACGCTGACCAAGATTGCGGCCAACCAGGCTGGGATCACCGCGCTCGACGACCACTTCGCTGGTCCGACGGCGGTCGCCTTCGTCACCGGTGACCCGGTGGAGTCGGCGAAGGCTCTGCGTGACTTCGCCAAGGAGAACCCGAACCTCATCATCAAGGCTGGTGTCCTTGACGGTAAGGCTCTCTCCGCCGACGACATCAAGAAGCTTGCGGACCTCGAGTCCCGCGAGGTTCTGCTCAGCAAGCTGGCCGGCGCCTTCAAGGGCAAGCAGTCTCAGGCTGCTCAGCTCTTCCAGGCTCTGCCGTCGAAGCTCGTCCGCACCGTGGACGCGCTGCGCGCCAAGCAGGCCGAGCAGGGCGGTGCCGAGTAATTCGGCTCGCGCATTGATCCGTACCGCCGTCTGGGCGGAACGGGTCACAGCGGGCCGACAGTACGCCCGCCTCACATGAACATCCGGCACCTGCCGAATTAGTGGAAGGATCGCCCATCATGGCGAAGCTCACCCAGGACGAGCTCCTCGAGCAGTTCGAAGGCATGACCCTCATCGAGCTCTCCGAGTTCGTGAAGGCCTTCGAGGAGAAGTTCGACGTCACCGCCGCCGCGGCCGTCGCCGTTGCCGCCCCGGGCGCCCCGGGTGCCCCGGTCGAGGCCGCTGAGGAGAAGGACGAGTTCGACGTCATCCTCACCGGCGCCGGCGACAAGAAGATCCAGGTCATCAAGGTCGTGCGCGAGCTGACCTCCCTGGGTCTGAAGGAGGCCAAGGACCTCGTCGACGGCACCCCGAAGCCGGTCCTCGAGAAGGTCAACAAGGAGGCCGCTGACAAGGCCGCCGAGGCCCTCAAGGGCGCCGGTGCCGCTGTCGAGGTCAAGTAACACCTCGTCGCGTCAGCGACTCGTTTGTTGAGCGTGTAACGCTCGCAGCGTGAAGGGCGATCATCCATCTGGGTGGTCGCCCTTCGGCGTTCCCTGAGACGGCGTGGCGGCGGTCGTACGGGCCTGCGGAAGCGGAGTAAGGTGATCTTCGCCGTGCGCCGGTCAGAGGCGGGGGCCTTGACGAACAGCACGGACCGCGCAATTCTCAGGACGCGTCGTCACATCGATCCGATTCCGAGGCATGGATCGACGACCGAACGGGCAGTATCGAGGTGCGCCGGACGGCGCGAGGCATCGCGGAGTTGAGAGCAACGAGGGTCGCGAAGAACTCGCCCTGGACATCAGTGGGCCAAGTGGCTACACTGACCCTTTGCGCTGCCTGTTAGCTGTCCCCTGCCCGTCACCAGGGGCATACCCTCGCAACCGCTTCGCTGGTCGACCCACTCTGACCTGGTCTTTTGACCAATCGGGTAATCGTCTTCCAAGGAGCTCCGCTAGGGACCGGTACGCGCGCAGTGAGTCCGAGCCCTCGGAAGGACCCCCTCTTGGCCGCCTCGCGCAACGCCTCGACCAATATGAACACCGGTGCCAGCACCGCCCCGCTGCGCATCTCCTTTGCAAAGATCAAGGAGCCCCTCGAGGTTCCGAACCTCCTCGCGCTCCAGACCGAGAGCTTCGACTGGCTGCTCGGCAACGCCGCGTGGAAGGCTCGCGTCGAGGCCGCCCTCGAGTCGGGCTACGACGTCCCCACGAAGTCCGGTCTGGAGGAGATCTTCGAGGAGATCTCCCCGATCGAGGACTTCTCCGGGTCGATGTCGCTGACCTTCCGCGACCACCGCTTCGAGCCGCCGAAGAACTCGATCGACGAGTGCAAGGACCGTGACTTCACGTACGGCGCCCCGCTCTTCGTGACTGCCGAGTTCACGAACAACGAGACCGGCGAGATCAAGTCCCAGACGGTCTTCATGGGCGACTTCCCGCTCATGACCAACAAGGGCACCTTCGTCATCAACGGCACCGAGCGTGTCGTCGTGTCGCAGCTCGTGCGTTCTCCCGGTGTCTACTTCGACTCCTCCATCGACAAGACGTCCGACAAGGACATCTTCTCCGCCAAGATCATCCCGTCCCGGGGTGCCTGGCTGGAGATGGAGATCGACAAGCGCGACATGGTCGGCGTGCGTATCGACCGCAAGCGCAAGCAGTCCGTGACCGTCCTCCTGAAGGCCCTCGGCTGGAGCACCGAGCAGATCCTGCAGGAGTTCGGCGAGTACGAGTCCATGCGCGCCACCCTGGAGAAGGACCACACCCAGGGCCAGGACGACGCGCTGCTCGACATCTACCGCAAGCTCCGTCCGGGCGAGCCGCCGACGCGCGAGGCCGCCCAGACGCTGCTCGAGAACCTGTACTTCAACCCGAAGCGCTACGACCTCGCGAAGGTCGGCCGCTACAAGGTGAACAAGAAGCTCGGCGCCGACGAGCCGCTGGACGCGGGTGTCCTCACCACCGACGACATCATCGCGACCATCAAGTACCTGGTGCAGCTGCACGCCGGCGAGACCGAGACGGTCGGCGCCAACGGCAACTCGATCGTCGTCGAGCCCGACGACATCGACCACTTCGGCAACCGGCGTCTGCGCAACGTCGGCGAGCTCATCCAGAACCAGGTCCGCACGGGTCTGGCTCGTATGGAGCGCGTCGTCCGCGAGCGCATGACCACCCAGGACGTCGAGGCGATCACGCCGCAGACCCTGATCAACATCCGGCCGGTCGTCGCCTCCATCAAGGAGTTCTTCGGCACCAGCCAGCTGTCGCAGTTCATGGACCAGAACAACCCGCTGTCCGGGCTGACGCACAAGCGTCGTCTGTCCGCGCTCGGCCCGGGTGGTCTGTCCCGTGAGCGGGCCGGCTTCGAGGTCCGAGACGTGCACCCGTCCCACTACGGACGCATGTGCCCGATCGAGACCCCCGAAGGCCCGAACATCGGTCTGATCGGTTCGCTCGCCTCGTACGGCCGGATCAACCCCTTCGGCTTCATCGAGACGCCGTACCGCAAGGTCGTCGACGGCCAGGTCACCGACGAGGTCGACTACGTCACCGCCGACGAGGAGGACCGGTTCGTCATCGCCCAGGCGAACGCGACCCTGAACGACGAGCTCCGCTTCACCGAGCCCCGCGTCCTGGTCCGTAAGCGTGGCGGCGAGGTCGACTACGTCCAGCCGTCCGAGGTCGACTACATGGACGTCTCGCCGCGCCAGATGGTGTCGGTCGCGACCGCCATGATCCCCTTCCTCGAGCACGACGACGCCAACCGTGCCCTCATGGGCGCGAACATGATGCGTCAGGCCGTTCCGCTGATTAAGTCGGAGGCCCCGCTCGTCGGCACCGGCATGGAGTACCGCTGCGCCACCGACGCCGGCGACGTGCTCAAGGCCGAGAAGGACGGTGTCGTCCAGGAGCTGTCCGCGGACTACATCACCGTGGCCAACGACGACGGCACGTACATCACGTACCGCCTGCACAAGTTCTCCCGCTCCAACCAGGGCACCTCTGTGAACCAGAAGGTCGTCGTGGACGAGGGCGACCGCGTCATCGAGGGCCAGGTCCTCGCCGACGGCCCCGCCACCGAGAACGGTGAGATGGCGCTCGGCAAGAACCTGCTCGTGGCGTTCATGCCGTGGGAGGGCCACAACTACGAGGACGCGATCATCCTGTCGCAGCGCCTCGTGCAGGACGACGTCCTCTCCTCGATCCACATCGAGGAGCACGAGGTCGACGCCCGT from Streptomyces fradiae includes:
- a CDS encoding pyridoxal phosphate-dependent aminotransferase, with translation MSAATPPTERRVSARIGAISESATLAVDAKAKALKAAGRPVIGFGAGEPDFPTPDYIVEAAVEACKNPKYHRYTPAGGLPELKAAIAAKTLRDSGYEVDASQVLVTNGGKQAIYEAFAAILDPGDEVIVPAPYWTTYPESIRLAGGVPVEVVADETTGYRVSVEQLEAARTERTKVVLFVSPSNPTGAVYSEVETEAIGRWAVEHGLWVLTDEIYEHLVYGGASAVSLPSVMPELRDKCIVVNGVAKTYAMTGWRVGWIIGPKDVVKAATNLQSHATSNVSNVAQVAALAAVSGDLEAVAEMGRAFDRRRQTIVRMLNEIEGVYCPTPEGAFYVYPSVKALLGKEIRGKRPQSSVELAALILDEAEVAVVPGEAFGTPGYLRLSYALGDEDLVEGVSRIQKLLAEARD
- the secE gene encoding preprotein translocase subunit SecE — encoded protein: MTDAVGSIDMPDAEDAAPESKKTRKGGKRGKKGPLGRLALFYRQVIAELRKVVWPTRSQLTTYTTVVIVFVVIMIGLVTVIDYGFQEAVKYVFG
- the nusG gene encoding transcription termination/antitermination protein NusG; this encodes MSDANLNDAFESESVEDEKDIVEAADEEQAEAADAEAGETDTETEAVDEVAAEAADVEDEDGTEVAEIEAAEEEAEEAAEVEDAAEAEPAAPVDPIAALRDELRGLPGEWYVIHTYAGYEKRVKANLEQRAVSLNVEDFIYQAEVPEEEIVQIKNGERKNVRQNKLPGYVLVRMDLTNESWGVVRNTPGVTGFVGNAYDPYPLTLDEIVKMLAPEAEEKAAREAAEAEGKPAPARKVEVQVLDFEVGDSVTVTDGPFATLQATINEINADSKKVKGLVEIFGRETPVELSFDQIQKN
- the rplK gene encoding 50S ribosomal protein L11, with translation MPPKKKKVTGLIKLQINAGAANPAPPVGPALGQHGVNIMEFCKAYNAATESQRGWVIPVEITVYEDRSFTFITKTPPAAKMILKAAGVEKGSGEPHKTKVAKITEAQVREIATTKMPDLNANDLDAASKIIAGTARSMGITVEG
- the rplA gene encoding 50S ribosomal protein L1, encoding MKRSKSLRAADAKIDREKLYAPLEAVRLAKETSSTKFDGTVEVAFRLGVDPRKADQMVRGTVNLPHGTGKTARVLVFATGDRAEAATAAGADIVGSDELIDEIAKGQRLNEFDAVVATPDLMGKVGRLGRVLGPRGLMPNPKTGTVTMDVAKAVNDIKGGKIEFRVDKHSNLHFIIGKVSFDDTKLVENYAAALEEILRLKPSAAKGRYIKKAAIATTMGPGIPVDSNRTRNLLVEEDPAAV
- the rplJ gene encoding 50S ribosomal protein L10, translated to MPTPNKAASVAELADAFQSSTAAVLTEYRGLTVAQLKTLRRSLGENAQYAVVKNTLTKIAANQAGITALDDHFAGPTAVAFVTGDPVESAKALRDFAKENPNLIIKAGVLDGKALSADDIKKLADLESREVLLSKLAGAFKGKQSQAAQLFQALPSKLVRTVDALRAKQAEQGGAE
- the rplL gene encoding 50S ribosomal protein L7/L12, whose product is MAKLTQDELLEQFEGMTLIELSEFVKAFEEKFDVTAAAAVAVAAPGAPGAPVEAAEEKDEFDVILTGAGDKKIQVIKVVRELTSLGLKEAKDLVDGTPKPVLEKVNKEAADKAAEALKGAGAAVEVK
- the rpoB gene encoding DNA-directed RNA polymerase subunit beta — its product is MAASRNASTNMNTGASTAPLRISFAKIKEPLEVPNLLALQTESFDWLLGNAAWKARVEAALESGYDVPTKSGLEEIFEEISPIEDFSGSMSLTFRDHRFEPPKNSIDECKDRDFTYGAPLFVTAEFTNNETGEIKSQTVFMGDFPLMTNKGTFVINGTERVVVSQLVRSPGVYFDSSIDKTSDKDIFSAKIIPSRGAWLEMEIDKRDMVGVRIDRKRKQSVTVLLKALGWSTEQILQEFGEYESMRATLEKDHTQGQDDALLDIYRKLRPGEPPTREAAQTLLENLYFNPKRYDLAKVGRYKVNKKLGADEPLDAGVLTTDDIIATIKYLVQLHAGETETVGANGNSIVVEPDDIDHFGNRRLRNVGELIQNQVRTGLARMERVVRERMTTQDVEAITPQTLINIRPVVASIKEFFGTSQLSQFMDQNNPLSGLTHKRRLSALGPGGLSRERAGFEVRDVHPSHYGRMCPIETPEGPNIGLIGSLASYGRINPFGFIETPYRKVVDGQVTDEVDYVTADEEDRFVIAQANATLNDELRFTEPRVLVRKRGGEVDYVQPSEVDYMDVSPRQMVSVATAMIPFLEHDDANRALMGANMMRQAVPLIKSEAPLVGTGMEYRCATDAGDVLKAEKDGVVQELSADYITVANDDGTYITYRLHKFSRSNQGTSVNQKVVVDEGDRVIEGQVLADGPATENGEMALGKNLLVAFMPWEGHNYEDAIILSQRLVQDDVLSSIHIEEHEVDARDTKLGPEEITRDIPNVSEEVLADLDERGIIRIGAEVTAGDILVGKVTPKGETELTPEERLLRAIFGEKAREVRDTSLKVPHGETGKIIGVRVFDREEGDELPPGVNQLVRVYVAQKRKITDGDKLAGRHGNKGVISKILPIEDMPFLEDGTPVDIILNPLGVPSRMNPGQVLEIHLGWLASRGWDVSGLADEWAQRLQAIGADQVAAGTNVATPVFDGAREDELAGLLQHTIPNRDGERMVLPSGKARLFDGRSGEPFPDPISVGYMYILKLHHLVDDKLHARSTGPYSMITQQPLGGKAQFGGQRFGEMEVWALEAYGAAYALQELLTIKSDDVTGRVKVYEAIVKGENIPEPGIPESFKVLIKEMQSLCLNVEVLSSDGMSIEMRDTDEDVFRAAEELGIDLSRREPSSVEEV